A region of Halalkaliarchaeum desulfuricum DNA encodes the following proteins:
- a CDS encoding MFS transporter — MVRERLVGIAGRMWADGMGWILIVISVGWFLSLGTRLIYPVLIPEIALEFGIDYTSAGITLSVLWLGYALMSLPGGVLADRLGERWVLTGSLLVGILGIGLVVTAPAFGIFVVASFILGSGLGFFGTTGTTILADVYDDGATTAIGLSQVVGNVGTILLPVIAGLLVAVAGWRLGLAYVLPIFVIVVVGIWVIVPRRTSPQAGSDDQSWRRTVARIGRTFIDRTLVLIIVAMSSLAFVYQGLSGFLPAYLIDVKALDHTLASLLFGLMFVGMMIGMIASGPVSDHIGERNAMIGFSIMSMPPVLALPYVENLGVIIFLVVCAGLMGGFFPVSMTYVIRFIPDDIQGSVFGVVRTLFNGIGVLGPPTVGVLADAGFFDMGILVLGGIGILAVGASLLLPQISR, encoded by the coding sequence ATGGTACGTGAACGGCTGGTCGGGATCGCTGGTCGCATGTGGGCCGATGGGATGGGCTGGATCCTCATCGTCATCTCGGTTGGTTGGTTTCTCTCGCTCGGAACTCGCCTAATTTATCCAGTTCTCATTCCAGAAATCGCGCTCGAATTCGGTATAGATTATACGAGTGCCGGGATCACGCTGAGCGTCCTCTGGCTCGGATACGCTCTGATGAGCCTCCCAGGTGGAGTGTTGGCCGACCGGTTGGGCGAGCGGTGGGTCCTGACAGGTTCGCTCCTCGTCGGCATCCTTGGTATCGGACTCGTTGTGACCGCGCCGGCCTTCGGGATCTTCGTCGTCGCGTCCTTCATTCTTGGATCCGGCCTCGGATTCTTCGGGACCACCGGGACGACGATTCTGGCGGACGTATATGATGATGGGGCGACAACCGCAATCGGCCTCTCTCAGGTAGTCGGCAATGTCGGTACGATTCTCCTGCCTGTTATCGCTGGCTTGCTTGTCGCTGTCGCCGGGTGGCGACTCGGCCTGGCATACGTCCTTCCAATATTCGTGATCGTCGTTGTCGGCATCTGGGTGATAGTCCCCAGGCGGACATCTCCACAGGCTGGCAGTGATGACCAGTCGTGGAGACGAACCGTTGCACGTATCGGTAGAACCTTCATAGATCGAACGTTGGTCCTGATAATCGTCGCTATGTCAAGCCTGGCGTTCGTCTACCAGGGGCTGTCCGGTTTTCTCCCGGCATATCTCATCGACGTAAAGGCCCTGGATCACACGCTCGCTTCCTTGCTCTTTGGACTCATGTTTGTCGGGATGATGATCGGAATGATAGCGAGCGGGCCGGTGTCCGATCATATCGGCGAACGTAACGCCATGATCGGGTTTTCGATCATGAGCATGCCACCTGTTCTCGCATTGCCGTATGTGGAGAATTTGGGGGTGATCATTTTCCTCGTGGTGTGTGCGGGTCTGATGGGTGGGTTCTTCCCGGTCTCGATGACTTACGTGATCCGCTTTATTCCAGACGATATCCAGGGGAGCGTCTTCGGCGTCGTACGCACGCTGTTCAACGGCATCGGGGTGCTTGGACCACCAACCGTGGGAGTCCTCGCGGATGCCGGATTCTTCGACATGGGTATTCTTGTCCTTGGTGGGATCGGTATCTTGGCCGTAGGCGCGAGTCTGCTTCTTCCTCAGATCTCCCGATAA
- a CDS encoding outer membrane protein assembly factor BamB family protein: protein MKRRGFLAVCGGVTTSLSGCQEDQADIGPGEEVWRFETGDWLYSSPTVVDGVVYVGSHDWQLHAINAGTGEAVWNQPYDIGWIIWASASVMDGVAYITAEDANLHAVDAETGEAVWDEPFETNGYIWSSPTVADGVVYFGSRDQHLYAVDAETGELAWNVPKETTDNVDTSPTVVDGTVYAASYDGTVYAVDAASGDLVWNEPFETEDDIFSSPTVANGSVYIGSFDNNLYAIDCESGELAWNQPFETGHEIRSSPTVADGTVYLGSRDHNLYAVDADSGQMVWDQPFETDGSVNSSPTVVGGVVFVGSRDNHVYAIDTETGEGVWDQSFETGDMIAASSPTVVDGILFIASWDNNLYAINTGIEGSSEGSRVRLGTLGHHHEWAGTESQTIETPPLESI, encoded by the coding sequence ATGAAGCGGCGCGGGTTCCTTGCGGTCTGTGGAGGGGTCACAACGAGTCTTAGCGGTTGTCAAGAGGATCAAGCAGATATCGGACCGGGCGAAGAGGTGTGGCGGTTCGAAACCGGTGATTGGCTGTATTCATCTCCGACGGTCGTTGATGGGGTTGTCTACGTCGGGTCGCACGACTGGCAGTTGCACGCGATCAACGCGGGAACCGGCGAAGCAGTCTGGAATCAACCATACGATATTGGATGGATTATTTGGGCATCAGCCTCAGTGATGGATGGTGTCGCGTACATCACTGCCGAAGACGCAAATCTCCATGCGGTAGACGCTGAAACGGGTGAGGCTGTTTGGGACGAACCGTTCGAAACAAACGGCTACATATGGTCTTCGCCAACGGTCGCTGATGGTGTTGTGTATTTTGGATCACGTGACCAACATCTGTACGCAGTTGACGCAGAAACCGGTGAGTTAGCTTGGAACGTACCGAAAGAGACAACGGACAACGTGGATACATCGCCAACAGTGGTTGATGGGACTGTTTATGCCGCCTCGTACGATGGCACAGTCTACGCCGTGGATGCAGCTTCCGGAGATCTCGTATGGAACGAGCCATTCGAAACAGAGGATGACATCTTTTCTTCACCGACGGTAGCTAATGGAAGCGTCTACATCGGCTCGTTCGATAACAATCTGTATGCGATAGATTGTGAGTCCGGCGAGCTTGCATGGAACCAGCCCTTCGAGACCGGACACGAAATTCGTTCCTCGCCGACAGTTGCTGACGGCACAGTCTATTTGGGCTCGCGCGATCACAATCTATACGCTGTGGATGCCGATTCGGGACAGATGGTGTGGGATCAACCGTTCGAAACCGATGGGAGCGTTAATTCGTCGCCAACCGTTGTCGGCGGGGTGGTTTTCGTTGGTTCACGTGACAACCATGTCTATGCTATCGACACAGAGACAGGCGAGGGAGTTTGGGATCAATCCTTTGAGACGGGTGATATGATTGCGGCATCCTCGCCAACAGTCGTTGATGGCATCCTTTTCATCGCCTCTTGGGACAATAACCTGTATGCGATTAATACGGGTATTGAGGGATCCAGCGAAGGATCACGGGTTCGTTTGGGAACGTTAGGACACCATCATGAATGGGCGGGCACAGAATCTCAGACGATAGAAACACCTCCACTTGAATCGATATGA
- a CDS encoding IS6 family transposase, with product MPEIERLSNAITWIDLSFVERERTPEWAIQAGIRCHLAGISLRDASQYLDELGVQRSHVAIHEWVHKADLQPISTVTADQLAVDEKMIRLHGQEFWLYGAVDPQTNEILHVSLFPTTTKQTTQWFLAELHRRYQLDDVIFLVDDADYLAPVLAEDGYRFRILAHGNRNAIERVFWEVERRTSSFANSFSHVELKTAQNWFEAFAVYHNSRQS from the coding sequence ATGCCTGAGATCGAACGCCTCAGCAATGCTATCACGTGGATAGATTTGTCGTTTGTGGAACGGGAGCGGACTCCCGAGTGGGCGATTCAAGCGGGCATCCGGTGTCATCTTGCCGGTATATCATTGAGGGATGCCAGTCAGTATCTCGATGAGTTGGGAGTCCAGCGGAGCCATGTTGCTATCCATGAGTGGGTTCACAAGGCCGATCTACAGCCGATCTCGACAGTTACTGCGGATCAACTCGCGGTTGACGAGAAGATGATCCGCCTGCACGGCCAAGAGTTCTGGCTGTACGGGGCTGTCGATCCGCAAACGAACGAAATCCTTCACGTCAGCCTGTTTCCGACCACAACGAAACAGACAACGCAGTGGTTTCTGGCCGAACTTCATCGTCGCTACCAGCTTGATGACGTGATATTTCTTGTCGATGACGCCGACTACCTCGCTCCAGTACTGGCTGAAGATGGTTATCGATTTCGGATACTCGCACACGGAAATCGGAATGCCATTGAACGTGTCTTTTGGGAGGTAGAACGAAGAACATCATCGTTTGCAAATAGTTTCAGCCATGTCGAGCTCAAGACAGCTCAAAACTGGTTCGAAGCCTTCGCCGTCTACCACAACTCACGCCAAAGTTAA
- a CDS encoding ABC transporter permease yields the protein MSRSDDDPRPATYYHLARAVFYREYLIFVRYPANAIGGIVVALFFFGVLFYGGQLLAGQALTDSLEGIIVGYFLWTLSIGAYSSVSNDIGSEVQWGTLERHITTPFGFAPVALLKGVAKVIRTFLTSAIVLAVMLVVTGTWLSIDPITVVVVAGLAITSVLGLGFAAGGITVLYKRIGNWLNLLQFGFIVLISAPVLDMPWTRFLPLAHGSALLQRAMVDGVRLWEFGLGDLALLVGVAVGYLLGGYVVFHYATRRARRLGVLGDY from the coding sequence GTGTCACGATCCGACGATGACCCTCGACCGGCCACCTACTATCACCTCGCCAGAGCCGTCTTCTATCGAGAGTACCTGATCTTCGTTCGGTATCCTGCGAACGCCATCGGCGGGATCGTCGTCGCGCTGTTCTTTTTCGGCGTACTCTTTTACGGCGGGCAGCTACTCGCCGGGCAGGCGCTGACCGACTCACTCGAGGGGATCATCGTCGGCTACTTCCTGTGGACGCTGTCGATCGGTGCGTACTCGTCGGTGTCGAACGACATCGGCAGCGAAGTGCAGTGGGGAACCTTGGAGCGACACATCACTACGCCCTTCGGGTTTGCGCCGGTCGCCCTGCTGAAAGGCGTCGCAAAGGTCATCCGGACGTTTCTCACCTCGGCGATCGTGCTGGCGGTAATGCTGGTGGTGACCGGCACATGGCTTAGCATTGATCCGATCACGGTCGTCGTCGTAGCGGGATTGGCGATCACCTCCGTACTCGGCCTCGGATTCGCTGCTGGCGGGATCACGGTTTTGTACAAGCGAATCGGCAACTGGCTCAATCTCCTGCAGTTCGGTTTTATCGTGCTGATCTCCGCGCCGGTGTTGGACATGCCCTGGACACGCTTCCTGCCGTTAGCCCACGGAAGTGCACTCCTCCAGCGAGCGATGGTTGATGGCGTCCGACTGTGGGAGTTCGGGCTCGGAGATCTCGCACTGCTCGTCGGGGTCGCTGTCGGATACCTTCTCGGTGGGTACGTCGTGTTCCACTACGCGACGCGGCGGGCGCGACGGCTCGGCGTGCTCGGCGACTACTGA
- a CDS encoding PD-(D/E)XK nuclease family protein: MIKTTLPSDRRISRLVGGTLVVSLAYVLGQLLGGSAAGAVGFQLPPVDDATGAFWSLGASAILIGLTITLASWWFIGTRLWHLLTWFALVFFGTVGIILEGMFFFPGALPAETVPGVVLAQFVAAIVTATVAAVVLGPTGDRQTSPTLAMPYTSALLLLSGLHEANEEQESGLKAGKPPAEAKHRTDWLQPLLLADDSLLEDLSTSSSVQRSLGTADYTVHRPPAGAAWRSVTSPQRPPTDIEIDEPPSTQPKVRLTATEFRDYVYEVRHDGASKPATPDSSDADETTEAENQQTGMSLDPRVFGDIVHKLCELRLPEGDWPDTIRRLAPDPAAITDETVALIAQHVHAGLAEFEQLQSTYPVDQRFDEVQVTARFSAGRVIGDIDHLSITPTGYHVVDYKTSDLAGRAVETLTEYYLPQLRVYACALYQADPGLESVDLRLVFTDEGITERVQLGPSEIEADIDRYDSLLQQR, from the coding sequence ATGATCAAAACTACGCTACCGAGTGACCGGCGGATTTCTCGCCTCGTGGGTGGCACACTCGTTGTATCACTCGCCTACGTTCTCGGGCAACTTCTGGGTGGCTCCGCGGCAGGAGCAGTTGGATTTCAGCTTCCTCCCGTGGACGACGCTACCGGGGCGTTCTGGTCGTTAGGCGCGTCTGCAATACTTATCGGACTCACGATCACGCTGGCTTCCTGGTGGTTCATCGGCACACGGCTGTGGCATCTGCTCACGTGGTTTGCGCTGGTCTTCTTCGGGACGGTCGGCATCATCCTCGAAGGAATGTTTTTCTTTCCCGGCGCACTTCCAGCAGAGACGGTTCCAGGCGTTGTGCTCGCCCAATTCGTCGCTGCCATCGTTACTGCAACCGTCGCTGCAGTCGTCCTCGGACCAACGGGTGACCGACAGACGTCACCGACGCTTGCAATGCCATACACGTCCGCTCTCTTGCTGTTGAGCGGGCTGCACGAAGCAAACGAGGAGCAAGAATCTGGACTGAAAGCAGGCAAGCCGCCAGCTGAGGCAAAACACCGCACGGATTGGCTCCAACCGCTCCTGTTAGCGGACGATAGCCTGCTTGAAGACCTCTCGACATCGTCGTCAGTGCAGCGGTCCCTGGGGACCGCAGACTATACTGTCCATCGTCCACCGGCGGGGGCGGCATGGCGGTCGGTTACGTCACCGCAGCGGCCACCCACAGATATTGAGATCGATGAGCCACCATCAACGCAACCGAAGGTTCGGCTTACAGCAACCGAATTTCGGGACTACGTCTATGAGGTGCGGCATGATGGGGCCTCGAAGCCGGCGACGCCGGATTCAAGCGACGCAGACGAGACTACGGAGGCCGAGAACCAGCAAACGGGCATGTCTCTTGATCCAAGAGTGTTCGGCGATATCGTACACAAACTCTGTGAGCTTCGGCTGCCAGAGGGGGACTGGCCCGATACAATCAGACGACTTGCGCCGGATCCTGCTGCCATTACGGATGAGACTGTCGCTCTGATTGCACAGCACGTCCACGCTGGCCTCGCAGAATTCGAGCAGCTCCAATCGACGTATCCAGTCGACCAGCGATTCGATGAGGTACAGGTAACCGCTCGGTTCTCAGCGGGTCGCGTTATTGGAGATATCGATCACCTCTCGATTACACCGACCGGCTATCACGTGGTTGACTACAAGACGAGCGACCTCGCCGGACGGGCGGTAGAGACGTTGACAGAGTATTATCTACCGCAATTGCGAGTGTACGCCTGCGCACTCTATCAGGCAGATCCAGGTCTCGAGAGCGTTGATCTCCGATTGGTGTTCACTGACGAAGGAATAACAGAGCGCGTCCAACTGGGGCCATCCGAAATCGAAGCCGACATCGATCGCTACGACTCGCTTCTGCAGCAGCGATGA
- a CDS encoding helix-turn-helix domain-containing protein → MGGKKYLVDLSEEDRKTLDWFVSTGERRAQDNTRARILLKADDGLTDATISEHVGCHPQTVHNVRKDYTERGLAAMHRRKPDREYERKLDGNAEAHLIKLACSEPPEGHSRWTLHLLADELVTLDEIDFESISHEAVRQRLKKTP, encoded by the coding sequence ATGGGAGGAAAGAAATATCTCGTCGACCTTTCCGAGGAAGACCGCAAGACGCTCGACTGGTTCGTTTCTACAGGTGAACGGAGAGCTCAAGACAACACACGCGCACGTATCCTTCTGAAAGCTGACGACGGGCTCACTGATGCGACAATCAGTGAGCACGTCGGCTGTCACCCACAGACCGTCCACAACGTCCGGAAAGACTACACCGAACGAGGGCTCGCGGCGATGCATCGCCGCAAGCCCGACCGTGAGTACGAACGCAAACTCGACGGCAACGCCGAAGCCCACCTCATCAAACTCGCGTGCAGCGAACCGCCAGAAGGACACTCTCGCTGGACGCTCCACCTCCTTGCCGACGAACTCGTCACCCTCGACGAGATCGACTTCGAGTCGATCTCTCACGAAGCTGTTCGACAGCGGCTAAAAAAAACGCCCTGA